The genomic segment CACCTGTACATATATTATAGcaatgtgatatttttgtttcatctgttgACTCGCACTCAGGACTGTAGGTCCTTGAATCCTTGAAATCTTGACTTTTGATAAAAGGCATGTAGGATTATAAAATAGGtattagttatatatatatatttggagcCCAGATGACCACAACAGCAACACTAGAGAACACAGTGTTCTTAATCATAATTTAGTTGAATTCTGTCCCATAATGTCTGTAGTCATCTGGACAACAAGGACACGGTTACATAAAGTATCTGATTGTAAGGTCAGGTTTATTTACAGCCAGTTGTTCTGACTGGATCTGGTCCGAAAGAGTAAATGATCTGGAACAACATCACGGTGcacaacaaacatcagtgaCCTTTCAGTGAGCGGAGTCATTCACCATTCTTCACCTGATATAATGTTAGTGATagaatttctgtttttcaagtTCAAGGGTTTGAATGCGGCACCAGACTCGACATGTCATCAGTTGTCCACATGGTGGAGCTCCTCACAGATTAAACAGACACTTACTAGGGTGTATGTTTGATGATTTGAGGAGTGTACTCATTCTATTATCGATGAGttttataactttttaaaaatcaaagtaTAATATTCTGAAGGTTGAAGGAAAAAGctgttaaaataatataataataataattacttttaCTAGCATACAAGTGTCCACCATCACACTGCATTGTTACAGTATGTCACTGGTCTTAATTAAGTAAAAGTCCTACAGTGAGGTTTGTCCCTAACATTCCCTTCATACCTCCATCTTCAGGATCACCAACTCTCCAGTGGCAGACGTAGCTGTGGTCTGGGCCAAGACTGATGATGGGAAGGTGCGCGGCTTCATCTTGGAGCGCGGCATGAAGGGCTTGTCCACACCCAAGATCGAGGGGAAGTTCTCCCTGAGAGCCTCCGCCACCGGCATGATCGTCATGGACGAGGTTGAGGTTCCCGAGGAGAACCTGCTGCCTAAAATCTCTGGCCTTGGGGTGAGTGGAAGTAAACAGTGACTGTAGCTATGTTCCAATTCAGGGACCGCCTCCTTTGAAGGATGCAGTCTACAAGTCCGAAACCAAAATGAGATGGTCTGGTCTACGGTGGATCCTTAGTTTCCCGGTAATGGTAGGACGCATTTGTCTGCTGCGTTTGAAGGTTCTTTCGTAATGACGATTCGCGTTGTTGTGACGCAAATCGGTCTTGTAGCCTCCGAAGAAGGCGGCCCCTGTATTGGGACACATCTTGTTATTGATGCAGTAATGTGTTTCTGGACGATACTCCGTCATTGAACATTTTGTTCTACTATATTCACAATATGCTTATATCACACTCGTTTCTAATGGGTTTTTAGCTTAATGTGAAATGACACGGTAAACTTAACACTAATTATACACCACTCACAAGAATAATTGCTCATCCCACCACTTCTGTTTCCTGCAGGGTCCTTTCGGCTGCTTGAACAACGCCCGGTACGGTATCGCATGGGGTGCTCTTGGTGCGGCAGAGTTCTGTTTCCATGCGGCGCGTCAGTACACACTCGACAGGTCAGATGTAACACATGAAAATTGTCTTTGCACGAGTGTCTTGAGCTCCATTAACTAATTAATTTAGTCCTGTCTGTTTACTTATTGCAATATAATTCCACTTCATTCCACCAAATGTTCAACAGAATGAAGAATAGCTTTGTTCAGTTTGGCCAGAAATGTTCATGATATTTAGTGGTTttgataattaattaataaaaatgagggtaacagtgttgtttttttctctaaacCAGAATCCAGTTTGGCGTGCCACTGGCGAGGAATCAGCTGATGCAGAAGAAAATGGCCGACATGCTGACAGAGATAACAATCGGCCTCCAGTCGTGCCTGCAGCTGGGAAGACTCATCGATGAGAAAAAGTAACGTTATCGTCCGACTGAGGTGCATTAGATGGGATGTGACGTGGTATGATCACTCTGACCTCCCTCTGTCAGGTTGAAAGATTTCACTATTGATGCTTTTCAGCATTATCCTCAAACTGTACATGTCATGAAACTTGAAAAATGTAGGCGTTGCCAAATGATTGGACTGAACCTGACCGAGGTAGTCGTCATTTGGGCGGTCCCATACATTCTGAGAAGATCCACAGTGTcagatgaaatatttcattagACATTTGCCACTgtctcattttttaattatttaatgatAAGATCATTGTATTGAGTTTTGAATAATTTATCAGTATTATCGGCTCATCCCATCAGTGTACAATGTACAACCTACCACATtagacacagataaacacacaacCCTGTACACTCCACGTTGTTTTTTCTACAGAGCGGCCCCAGAGATGATATCCATGCTCAAGAGGAACAGCTGCGGTAAAGCCCTAGACATTGCCAGACAGGCCAGAGACATGCTGGGAGGAAACGGCATCGCAGACGAGTACCACATAATCCGGCATGTCATGAACCTGGAGGCCGTCAACACATACGAAGGTGAATAGGAGATTCTTTTTAACAAGACACATTTTTGATGCTCATTTAGCTAAATCTGAACACTTAAATGAGGGAATGTTTGAATCCCTATCAATCACCACTAGGTTGTGCTCGTGTTCCACCCGTTCGGCTTTGTTTTGACATCTTGTtgtctgtcctctgtttgtGCTCAGGCACTCATGATATCCACGCCCTGATCCTGGGCAGAGCCATTACAGGACTGCAGTCCTTCACCGTGGACAAGTAGAGCAGATCCCTCCCGCCAACACGACTCTGCAACATCAACTCTGTAACAAGACGCAAGCggtttttggtttgatttgatgACGTGTCGTCTGTGTAATGGCATTGTTTGGTGTCTCTCAGGTTTGTGAAATACATATACACGAGTGCTTTATTTTGAGCGGAAGAGTCGTAAAAGTCCGTCACTGAGCTTGTGAGCTGTTGCGAAGTGTAATTATATAGGTTTTTAACTTAAAGAGAGTTTATTTTTCTACTCTCATCCACAACAGTGTTTTTCATGCTTCCTTTGTCCCAATTGTGTAGAAAAAGTCAAAGGAACTTTGTGGACTTTCACTGTAGTGAAGTATGTATAGTTCGACTGAGGTCAAGATCAGGATTTGCTGCTGGTTGCTGATGTGTGCAAAGTTAATATTGTAATTATGAAAAAAGGCATAAATTCACACAACTGAATTGCCTGGTCAGTTTGTGATTTGATCCAATAATGGTTTATCTTGAAGTGACAGTGGGGTTTGCCATGTGGGATTACTTGTAGAACTTGACTGGCTCTAACAGTAAGATGTCATAACAAAGTTATTTTAGTGTGTCAGGTAATAAAGTAAGTTGGATAAGCCTCACCTGTCTAGCTGGCTGTTAATTTCATCTGGATTATATCACAGATAAAAAGATCATGATTCACGAGGAGTAAAACTTAAGGATTCTTCAGCTTCAGCTTTCAGCCGCCATGTCGCAGGCGGCTGAGGATTTTACTGCTAATCCTCCTTTCGCTCTCTGATATTCATACCAACTCACGACATCATCATGAGTTCAGGAGAGATGAGAATCAAAgctttaaatacaaaaaaaacctaaaagcATAAAAGTCTATGTTTACAAggcattttgtacattttttgatATTCTGCACAAGGCCAAAGGGTCAATAAGTTTAGAGGGGATACACTCTGTTGGAACTATTCAtatttgaaatatgacaaaataaaaaaatcggtgGGAAACAGCCTGGTTCCGATGTGAGATGAAATAGATTGTTGAAAGAACAAATTAATTCTGCCTCACTCACATCCTCTCAtccacacaccagcagcagcagctacggCAGTCTATAACACACAGATAATTAGGATATACTCACCATGATCATCCGGATCATAACCCCAAGCGAGTAAGAAGTGCCGTCAAAATGATGAGATTTAACTTTTTATGCATTCAACAGGGACCAACACGCTGCACCAAAGTACGAGCTtatgatttattctgtttttttgttccgCTGCCTCCGTTGGACAGGATATGGTTCATCTTCAATTGTGAATTTGGAGCTCAAATTGAGTTATAGCTTCAGTAGAAGTTGAGCTTCAAACTGTTTCTTTGGTTTAAGATGAACAAATACTTTAGACCTACGTGTTCGATATGTCCACATCCACAATGCAAAGGACATGGTGTCAATTGGCTTGGGGAACTGGAAGGTACAATCCCAGTTGGGGGCACGTCATTAGTGGGACATGTTCAATGGGATATGTATTGATTCAGGAGGGTGTTAATGTCCAAGAAACCACACGGCATCAACCAACAAAGACGAGGAAGGACACTTCTAAGACCGTAAGACATGCACACCTACGGTCCGTAGAGTCTCCAACGAACctaaccccagtctgcatgtctctggactgtgggaggaggccggagaaCCACggagagagaacccacgcagacacggagGAGAATacgcaaactccacacagaaagggtCTGGTTGGTTTtcgagaaaaaaagggatttggaCCGAGGACCTCCTTGCTGTGTGCACACCGCCACACCACCGTGCTGCCCTTAACGAATACATATAGTCCGTAAATAACTGGGCTTCATAGATATGTACAGTGTGCTTTAGTGAgataatataaacataattctTGGTTTGTTTACAAGAAAATGCCACAGTGCACCTTTAAACCAGGTGctgctattcattttttttattttaagggtctaaaaggttaaaaacagtcaatgtgtgtgttgtgttacatGCAGGTAGTCATCTCCTACATGTGGGATgtaataattatgattattaatgaaTTG from the Scophthalmus maximus strain ysfricsl-2021 chromosome 17, ASM2237912v1, whole genome shotgun sequence genome contains:
- the gcdhb gene encoding glutaryl-CoA dehydrogenase b; its protein translation is MALRSAACRLLVNPRRCVLASASRAQATAPSVKWDARKTEQKSKAPKVQFNWRDALELEGLLTEEEVMIRDSFRTYCQEKLMPRILIANRNEVFHREIVSEMGEMGVLGPTIKGYGCAGTSYVAYGLIAREVERVDSGYRSVMSVQSSLVMHPIYAYGTEEQKQKYLPRLARGEILGCFGLTEPNHGSDPSGMETRAKYNPTSRTYSLTGSKTWITNSPVADVAVVWAKTDDGKVRGFILERGMKGLSTPKIEGKFSLRASATGMIVMDEVEVPEENLLPKISGLGGPFGCLNNARYGIAWGALGAAEFCFHAARQYTLDRIQFGVPLARNQLMQKKMADMLTEITIGLQSCLQLGRLIDEKKAAPEMISMLKRNSCGKALDIARQARDMLGGNGIADEYHIIRHVMNLEAVNTYEGTHDIHALILGRAITGLQSFTVDK